The genomic stretch GCTCGCGGTGCGCGGCGGCGTGCCGGCCCCCTGCCTCTCGGCGAGCCTCGCCTACTTCGACAGCTACCGCAGCCCCGAGCTGCCCCAGAACCTCACCCAGGCCCAGCGCGACGCCTTCGGCGCCCACACCTACCAGCGCAAGGACCGGCCCGAGGCCGGCTTCGTGCACACCGAGTGGTAGGGGCGCCCGGCGGCGCGCGCGCAGGGCAGACGGCCGGGGGCGCCTCTCCCCGGGAGCCGGGTGCCTGCGCCGCGTGAGCGCACACCGTTGGGGTGACCCCGGGATTGCCGGGGCGCTCACCCGAACGACGGAGGCGCAGCCATGGCGAACGAGAACGAGAAGCGCACCGCAGGCCGGCTCGACGAGCCCGGTGCCCCTAACGTGCCGCAGGCCGAGGGCAAGGGCGCAGCGCCGGGTGACGAGCGCACCCGCAGCGCGAGCACGCAGGAGGCGCCCGAGCACCGCCCGCGCTCGATGCGCCAGGACCTGGCGGATGGGGACCCCGCCGGCACGCCCTTCTCCGAGGAGATGGGCCACACGCCCACCCGCGAGACCTGAGCCCGCGGGCTCCATCCCTCACCCCGACCCTCTCCCTCCATGAAGAGGGGGAGGGACGGGGGCGCGGGGCTCAGGCGGGGCGGTCCGCCACGCGGCGCGCCGCGGCCCAGGTGGACTTGAGGTCCGCGGGCAGCTCGCTCTGGATCTGCGTGGCCACGCCATCGGTGATCTGCCCGTGCAGCGCGGCGAACACGCCGTGCAGCACGCGGCGCGCGTCCTGCTGCTGGTCGATGTCCAGGTGCTCGGAGACGTTGAGGTAGAAGTCGTTCTTGCCGCGCGCCTCGGGGTCGCGCTTCGGGTGGGCGCGGCAGCTGATGAAGAGCTCGCGCACCTCGGGCGACAGCTGCTCGAAGAGGTCGCGCGCGGTGCCGCCCGAGAGCCGCTCGGAGAGCGCGCAGAACACGGCCTCGGCCAGCTCCTCGGGCGGCCCCAGGCCCACCACGCGGTCGGAGATCTTGCGCAGGAAGGCCTCGAGGCTGATGCCCTGGCCCAGTCCCGTCCAGCTCTGGGTGTCCTGCGGCGAGTGGTTCGACATGGGTGTTCCTCCGGCTTCGGGTGGGGGTGGGGAGTGCGGCGTCTTCGAGGCCCGGGTGTGAGGCTGGGCGCTGTGGGCGGACGGCGCAGCGGGCGTGCGAACGGGCGGTGCGGCGCGCGGCCACTGCGACGTGCGGTGCACCCGCGCATTCCGCGGCCGGCGGTCGGGCGGGCAGCGGCCCATACCTTCCCCCGTGCACCCGGCAGAGGCCGCGAGCGCGCGTTGCGCCTGCGCGCCCCGGCCGCAGCTTCGTGTGCAGGAGGCCCCATGGCTGCACACACGCATTCCACCGATACGTTGGTGTCGTTCTTCCAGGAGGAGCTGGCGGCAGCGCAGGTCTACGAGCAGGCGCTCTCGAAGCTGGAGCACGCGCGGGCGCGCGACCGGCTGCGCGAGTGCGGCAAGGATCACCAGCGCCGCGCCCAGCTGCTGCGCGAGCGCCTCGAGCTGCTGGGCCGCACCCCGCCGGACACGCAGGGCCGCGGCACCGGCTTCTCGAAGCTGAGCAACCTCGGCTCGAGCGACCTCGGCATCTCGGCGGCGAGCGTGGTGCAGTCGCTCGCGGAGGGCGAGGAGTACGAGCTGCAGGACTACGTGAACAAGCTGGACCGGCTCGACGAGGAGAGCCGCCGCTTCGTGGAGGAGCAGCTGCTCAGCGCCCAGCGGCAGACGCACGCCTCGGTGAGCGCGCTGCACCGCACGCTGCACTGAGGCGCTGCGCGCGCCGGCTAGCCCGCGAGCTGGGCCCAGTCGTCCGCGCCGCGGAAGAGGCGCACGTCCGCCGCGGCGCACGCCTCCGCGTGGCGCTGCGCGGCGCGCCCGCCCACCCACAGCTGCGGCGTCTCGGGGCCGCGGGGCAGCAGCGTGCGCAGCTCCTCCAGCGTGCGCGTGAAGGCCTCCGCGCCCGGGTCGTGCACGCACGAGAGCCCCACCCGCTGCGCGCCCAGGTGGCGCGCCACGCGGGCCAGCTCCGCGAGCGGCGTGCGCTGGCCGAGCACCGTCACGCGGTAGCCCGCGTGGTGCAGCTGCACCGCCGCGCCCAGCAGCCCCAGCTCGTGCTGCTCCTCGGGGAAGCACGCGAGCACCGCGCGCGCGCTGCCGTAGGAGGGCGCCGCGTGCAGCAGGCCCACGAGGCGCGCGCGCACCACCTGCGTCACCAGGTGCTCCTGGCCGATGGACAGCCGCCCCTCCTCCCAGCGCGTGCCCACCTCCTGCTGCAGGGGCATGAGCACGTCCGCGCAGGCGCGCAGCGGGCTCAGGGCCGCGAAGGCCTCGTCGAGGATGCGCGAGACGCGCGCCTGGTCCCACGCCTCCGCCGCGGCGAGCACGGCGCGCCGCCAGGCCTCGGCGCCCGCGTCCCCGTTCGCCCCCGGGGTGGGGGCGCTCTCGCGCTGGGCGAGCTCCTCGCGCAGCTGGGGCAGCAGCCGGGCGGCCTCGCTGATGGAGACGCCCTCCTCGGTGAGCTGCTTCAGGCGGCGCAGCAGCGCCACGTCCTGGTCGGTGTAGACGCGGTAGCCCGCGGCGTTGCGCTGGGGGGAGAGCACCTGGTGGCGGCGCTCCCAAGCACGGATGAGCTCCTGGCGAACCCCCGAGAGCTCGGCTGCGACATGAATGCGGTAGGTGCGCTCGGCCATGGACAGTCCCGGGACGGTGCCGGTCCGGTCCTGTTTACGGCTGGGGGTGCGCCGCGCGCAACTGCGGAAGCAGGGCGCGCAGCTCGCCTGCCGAGTCGGCGTACTGGGCCCCGGCGGCGAACACCGCGCGCAGCTGCTCGCGGGCCGCCGGCCCCCCCACCACCACGGGGACGGGCGAGCAGGCAGCCACGGCCGCCTGCAGCAGGGGCAGCAGCTCCTCGGCGTCCCGGCGGCGCACGCAGGAGAGCGCCACCACGTCCGGGTGCAGCTGGGCGCAGGCGCTGCGCAGCGCCTCGGCGGGCGTGTCCGCGCCCAGCAGGGTGAGGCGCCAGCCCTCGCGCTTGAGGTGCAGGGCGAGCGCGAGCAGCCCTCCCTCGTGGTGGTCCAGAGGCGCACATGCGAGCACCGCCCGGGGGCCCGCGGGCGCCCGGGGGCCGGCCTCGGCGTGCAGCAGGGCGCGCAGCCGGGTGCGGATGAGGGCGCTGGCCAGGTGCTCGCGCGCCACGTCCAGCCGGCTGCTCATCTCGCGCAGCAGCGGCATCAGCACCTCGTCGCAGGCGGCGAGCGCGTCCATCCCGGAGAGCCCCTCCTCCAGCACGGCCTCCGCCCCTTCCGCGTCCATCACCGCCACCGCGCTCCAGAAGCGCTCGGCGAGCTGCTCGCGCACGGGCAGGGTGCGCAGGGGCGTGGTGCGCACCTGGGCGATGGCCTCGCTCGCGCTCAGGCCCTCCTCGATGAGGCGCGCCACGCGCCGCACCCCCTCCACCTCCTCGCGGCCGTACACGCGGTAGTTGTTCTCGCTGCGGTGCGGGCGGGGGAAGCCGTAGCGGCGCTCCCACGCGCGCAGCGTGGCCTCGCGGATGCCCGTGAGGCGGGCGATGGTGCGGATGCGCAGCGTCACGCGCGCGCCTCCCCGCGGGCGCTGCGCCCACGGACGGCATCCCAGCGCTCGGCCACCCCGCGCGCGCCGGCCACCTGCAGGCGGAAGCCCGCGGTGCTGCTCGCGGCCGAGAGGCGGTCCACGCCCCCCTGCAGCGCGCGCTCGAAGTGCGCGAGCGGCGCAGGCGGGTGCGCCCTGCCCACGTCCAGCAGGATGTCCGGGCGCTCGTGCTCGAGGAGGACGTAGCGCACGGCCACCGGCAGGCACTCGGCGCCGGCCGCCCGCGCGAGCAGCGCCACCCCGCCCTCCAGGCGCAGGGGGCCGCCGCCGAAGGGGCGCTGCTCGCCCTCGGGGAAGACGAAGACGGCCGTGCGGGGCCGGGAGAAGAGCGCCTTCGCGTAGCGCAGGCTCTCCAGCGCGCTCGCACCCTCGCCGCGCCGCACGCTGAAGGCCCCCAGCCGCGCGAGGAAGGGGTAGCGGCGCAGGTTCTGCTCCTCCATCAGTGCGTACGCGTCCCAGCCGGCGCTCTTCGCGAGCTGGTGCAGCATGAAGCCGTCCCACCAGCTGCAGTGGTTCATGTAGACGAGCCGCGCGCGGGTGGGCGGCGGCAGGGGCTCGCCCTGCACCCAGAGGCCGCGGAAGGCGCCGCGCACCTTGTGGCCCACGTAGCGGTCCAGCACCCAGCCCGCGGGGCCGCCCTTTCGCGCGGGGATCATCGCGCGCCTCCCCGCGAAGGCGCCTGGCGCACCTCCAGCAGCGCGGTGAACAGCGCGATGCCGAGGGCCACCAGCAGGCTGGTGACGAAGAAGAAGAGCACCTCCTCGAGCGGCACCGCGCCCACGTAGACGCCCACGTGGCGCGCGTCTCCGAACACCCAGATGCCGCGGCGGATGGCCACGTGGTCCGCCGCGCTCAGGTAGGTGCCCACCGCGAGCGCCGGCGGCAGCACCGCGCGCAGCACCCGCCCCGTGCGGGCGCGGTAGTGCGAGGCGAGCGCCGCGAGCTGCAGCGCGAGCACGGGCAGCCCCCAGCCCAGCAGGTGCACGAGGTAGGCGTAGCGGGTGTCCATCATGGGCGCTGCTCTCCCAGGGCCCGCGCGAGCCGCGCGCGCGCCCACAGCCCGACGAGCAGCGTCTGCAGCCCGAAGAAGAGGTACTCCTCGAGCGGCAGGTAGCCCACGAACACGCCCCAGGTCTGCGCGCGCGCGAAGCCCCACAGCCCGCGCGCCACCGCGTAGTTGTCCCACGGCGTGGTGGCCACGTAGACCACCGGCAAGAGCAGCCACAGCGGCGCGAGCGCGCGCCGGTCCAGCACGCGCCGGTAGCGCCACGCGAGCGCGAGCACCGGCACGCAGACGAAGAGCGCGAGGAAGCGCGCGTAGGTGAGCGTCATCGGGCGTCTCCCACCGGAGCGTGCGCAGCCTCGGGAGCCCCCGTCGCCAGCGGCCGCATCCGCCCCCCGGCCGACAGCTGGAAGCGGCGCCCGCGCCAGGTGACCCGTCCCCCGCGCAGCAGCGAGTCCACGAAGGCCGCGAGCAGCAGCCCCTCTCCGGCGAGCCACCCGAAGGCCCTCATGCCCCCGCGCTCCCCCTCCCCGCTGAGCTGGCCGAGCCGCAGCGAGAGCGCGCAGCGCACGGCCCCGAGCGGGAGCAGCGCGAGCCAGAGCGGCGCCGCATCGAGCAGCAGCGCGAGCAGCAGCAGCACGGGGGTGGGCGCGAAGAGCAGGGGCACCGTGGGGTAGAGCGCGGGGCGGTGGCTGCGCAGCACCTGCATCCAGCGCGAGATGCGCGCGAGCGCGGGGCGCAGGGCGAGCGGGTCGAGCAGCGGAACCCGGGCGACGGCCGGGGCGAGCGCAGGGCGAAGTCCGCGCGCGTGCAGGCGGCTCGAGAGCTCCAGGTCCTCCCCGATGTGCTCGCCCAGGCCGGGAAGGAGCGCCATCGCCTCGGGGGAGAGCGCGAGCGCCTTGCCCGAGATGGCAGGCGCGCCGGCGCTCATCGCGTGCAGGGCGTGGAAGCTGTGGTGCGTGTGGCGCAGCAGCCCCTCGAGCGCGAGCCCTCCCACGCCCCGGGGACCGGCCGCTGCCACGGGCGTCCAGGCCGCGCTGCACAGCGGGGCCCCCGCAGCCACCGGCCGGGCCAGCGCCTCCACCAGCGCGCCCGTCACGGCCACGTCGGCATCCACCGCGAGCACCACCCGCCCCCCATCCGATGAGGGGCGCAGCACCCGCAGCGCGTGCTGCAGGTGGCCCACCTTGCGGTTGGGGGTGAGCGGCTCCGAGGCGAGCCAGCGCATCCCCTGCGGCAGCGGCACGCCGGGGGGCTCGGGGCTGAGCACCACCTGCTCCAGCGCGCCCGCGTAGTCCACCGGGTGCACGAGCGCGCGCAGCTCGGCGGGCGTGGGCGCATCCACCGGGCGCAGGAGCAGCACCGGGGGCGGCTCCCCGGGCGCCCGTGCACCGGAGGCCTGCGCGCGCAGCCGCAGCAGCGCCACCGCGCTGAACAGCGCCGCGGCGAGCGCCCAGAGGCAGGAGAGCAGCAGGACCCCGCTCACGCGGCACGCTCCACGCGGGTGCGGAAGTGCGCCATCCAGCGGATGAAGGGTGAGTGGAAGCGGCGGAAGTCGGCCACCTCGCCCAGCGCGTCCACGCCCTGCCCCCGCGCCTCCACCCGCGCGTAGAAGGGGCTGCTCTCCAGCAGGCGCGGGCTGACCGCCTCGCCCCCGTGCAGCTGCCGCGGCACGCGCAGGCCCCAGCCGGTGAGGCCGGTGCGGCCGTCGCCCGGCGCCGCGTGGCGCTCGAGGCTCACGCCCCGCTCGCTCGCATCCAGGCGCAGCGCGAGCGTGCCGTCCGGCAGGCGGTAGTCCACGAGGGTGCGGTCCTCGAGGTGGGTGCGGGTCCAGGCCCAGCGCTGCAGCCTGCGTCCCAGCGGCTCCTCGCCGTGGTTCGTGTCGTGGTAGCCGAGGCCCTCGAGCTCCAGCCCGTCCACCTGCAGCCGGGCGCGGGCGCGCGGGGCGAGCGCCTGCCACGCGTGCGGCAGCCCCTCCACCAGCCGCACCTCCTCGCCCGGGGGCGTGAGGGGCTCGAGCCGCAGCTGCGCGCGCACGGGGCGGCCCCACGGCGCGCTGCGCTCGTCCACCTCCATGCGCACGCTGCCGTCCGGCTCGCGCACCAGCTGCGAGCGCCCGATGGCGAGGTGCGTGCCGCCGCTCACGCGCGCCTGCGGGTACTCGCTCAGCACCCAGCAGCGGCGCTGGCCGCGGTGGTAGAGGGCGAAGTTCACCGCGCAGTGCTCGAGCGGCAGCCCGCCGCGCGAGGCGCGCACCGCGTAGCGGGGGCTGAAGAGGCTGCCCAGCATGAAGATGCACACCGCGCTGTAGTCCCCCGCGCTCACGTCCGCGTAGAACCAGCGGTAGGCGCCGGCCGCGCGCGGCAGCTCCGGCAGGGGCGGGAGGCAGGCCCTCATGCGCCTCTCCGCAGGTGCTCGCCCGCGAGCTGCGCGGCGAAGCGGCCGGAGAGCATCACCAGCGGCACGCCGCCACCCGGGTGGGTGCCGCCGCCGGCGAAGAAGAGGCCCGGGGTGCTGCCGCGGATGCGCGGGCGGCGGAAGGGCCCGAAGCGCCCGTGCGGCAGGAAGCCGTAGATGGAGCCGCCCGGGGCGCCCTGCTTCGCGAAGTCCACGGGGCCGCGCGTGCCCAGCAGCTTGAGCCGTCCCTTGAGCGCGGGAAAGTGGGTGAGCAGCTTCTCGAGCATCTGCCCCTGCACGGCCTCCGCGTGCGCGCCCCAGGCGTTGAGGGCCGCGTCCTGGGCGGCGAGCCCCTGCGGCAGCGCGGGCGCGTTCACCATCACGAAGAGGCCGCTGCGGTTCGCGGGCGCCACCGTGGGGTCGCTCGCGGCCGGGTGGCACACGTACACGGTGGGGTCGTCGGCGAGCTCGCCGTCGAAGAGCTGGGCGAACTCGCGCCGGTAGTCCGCGCCGAAGAGCACGCTGTGGTGGGGCAGCGCCGCGCGTCCCTCCACGCCCAGCAGCATCACGTAGCCGGAGAGCGCGAGCGGCTCGCTGCGCTGCAGGGCCTGCAGCGGATCCGCGTTCACCACCACCGCGTCGTAGGGCTCGGCCTCCCCCACCGGGCCCACGCGGTAGCCTCCGCGCGGCTCGCGCTCGAAGCGGGCGCGCTGCCCCAGGCGCACCTGCACGCCGGCGCGCATCACGGCCCGGGCGAGCGCGTCCACCAGCGCGCCGATGCCGCCCTGGACGTGGTGCACCCCGTAGGCGCGCTCGATGTGCGGGATGAGCGCGAAGGCGCTGCTCGTCTCGTACGGCGAGGCACCCGCGTAGGTGGCGAAGCGGCCCACGAACTGGCGCAGGTGCTCCGTCTTGAAGTGCGCGCGCGCCAGCTCGTCCAGCGTGCCCATGCGCACGCC from Aggregicoccus sp. 17bor-14 encodes the following:
- a CDS encoding DUF2267 domain-containing protein, encoding MSNHSPQDTQSWTGLGQGISLEAFLRKISDRVVGLGPPEELAEAVFCALSERLSGGTARDLFEQLSPEVRELFISCRAHPKRDPEARGKNDFYLNVSEHLDIDQQQDARRVLHGVFAALHGQITDGVATQIQSELPADLKSTWAAARRVADRPA
- a CDS encoding ferritin-like domain-containing protein, producing the protein MAAHTHSTDTLVSFFQEELAAAQVYEQALSKLEHARARDRLRECGKDHQRRAQLLRERLELLGRTPPDTQGRGTGFSKLSNLGSSDLGISAASVVQSLAEGEEYELQDYVNKLDRLDEESRRFVEEQLLSAQRQTHASVSALHRTLH
- a CDS encoding MerR family transcriptional regulator, coding for MAERTYRIHVAAELSGVRQELIRAWERRHQVLSPQRNAAGYRVYTDQDVALLRRLKQLTEEGVSISEAARLLPQLREELAQRESAPTPGANGDAGAEAWRRAVLAAAEAWDQARVSRILDEAFAALSPLRACADVLMPLQQEVGTRWEEGRLSIGQEHLVTQVVRARLVGLLHAAPSYGSARAVLACFPEEQHELGLLGAAVQLHHAGYRVTVLGQRTPLAELARVARHLGAQRVGLSCVHDPGAEAFTRTLEELRTLLPRGPETPQLWVGGRAAQRHAEACAAADVRLFRGADDWAQLAG
- a CDS encoding cobalamin-dependent protein (Presence of a B(12) (cobalamin)-binding domain implies dependence on cobalamin itself, in one of its several forms, or in some unusual lineages, dependence on a cobalamin-like analog.), with product MTLRIRTIARLTGIREATLRAWERRYGFPRPHRSENNYRVYGREEVEGVRRVARLIEEGLSASEAIAQVRTTPLRTLPVREQLAERFWSAVAVMDAEGAEAVLEEGLSGMDALAACDEVLMPLLREMSSRLDVAREHLASALIRTRLRALLHAEAGPRAPAGPRAVLACAPLDHHEGGLLALALHLKREGWRLTLLGADTPAEALRSACAQLHPDVVALSCVRRRDAEELLPLLQAAVAACSPVPVVVGGPAAREQLRAVFAAGAQYADSAGELRALLPQLRAAHPQP
- a CDS encoding lysophospholipid acyltransferase family protein, with product MIPARKGGPAGWVLDRYVGHKVRGAFRGLWVQGEPLPPPTRARLVYMNHCSWWDGFMLHQLAKSAGWDAYALMEEQNLRRYPFLARLGAFSVRRGEGASALESLRYAKALFSRPRTAVFVFPEGEQRPFGGGPLRLEGGVALLARAAGAECLPVAVRYVLLEHERPDILLDVGRAHPPAPLAHFERALQGGVDRLSAASSTAGFRLQVAGARGVAERWDAVRGRSARGEARA
- a CDS encoding lycopene cyclase domain-containing protein — its product is MMDTRYAYLVHLLGWGLPVLALQLAALASHYRARTGRVLRAVLPPALAVGTYLSAADHVAIRRGIWVFGDARHVGVYVGAVPLEEVLFFFVTSLLVALGIALFTALLEVRQAPSRGGAR
- a CDS encoding lycopene cyclase domain-containing protein → MTLTYARFLALFVCVPVLALAWRYRRVLDRRALAPLWLLLPVVYVATTPWDNYAVARGLWGFARAQTWGVFVGYLPLEEYLFFGLQTLLVGLWARARLARALGEQRP
- a CDS encoding glycosyltransferase, with product MSGVLLLSCLWALAAALFSAVALLRLRAQASGARAPGEPPPVLLLRPVDAPTPAELRALVHPVDYAGALEQVVLSPEPPGVPLPQGMRWLASEPLTPNRKVGHLQHALRVLRPSSDGGRVVLAVDADVAVTGALVEALARPVAAGAPLCSAAWTPVAAAGPRGVGGLALEGLLRHTHHSFHALHAMSAGAPAISGKALALSPEAMALLPGLGEHIGEDLELSSRLHARGLRPALAPAVARVPLLDPLALRPALARISRWMQVLRSHRPALYPTVPLLFAPTPVLLLLALLLDAAPLWLALLPLGAVRCALSLRLGQLSGEGERGGMRAFGWLAGEGLLLAAFVDSLLRGGRVTWRGRRFQLSAGGRMRPLATGAPEAAHAPVGDAR
- a CDS encoding carotenoid 1,2-hydratase, giving the protein MRACLPPLPELPRAAGAYRWFYADVSAGDYSAVCIFMLGSLFSPRYAVRASRGGLPLEHCAVNFALYHRGQRRCWVLSEYPQARVSGGTHLAIGRSQLVREPDGSVRMEVDERSAPWGRPVRAQLRLEPLTPPGEEVRLVEGLPHAWQALAPRARARLQVDGLELEGLGYHDTNHGEEPLGRRLQRWAWTRTHLEDRTLVDYRLPDGTLALRLDASERGVSLERHAAPGDGRTGLTGWGLRVPRQLHGGEAVSPRLLESSPFYARVEARGQGVDALGEVADFRRFHSPFIRWMAHFRTRVERAA
- a CDS encoding phytoene desaturase family protein, encoding MSAARRIAVVGGGLGGLTAAGLLAREGHAVTLYEGTDRLGGKAQAVTLEGLTLDLGPTLLTLPHLVKDTFAQLDALDLLPPFTELEPQCSYHFADGCGFTAWRDVEKSAESAYELRPSEAKGIRSFYAEAAALYRAAGEPYLEAPFEGMAGFMARVARRGMGAVATGVRMGTLDELARAHFKTEHLRQFVGRFATYAGASPYETSSAFALIPHIERAYGVHHVQGGIGALVDALARAVMRAGVQVRLGQRARFEREPRGGYRVGPVGEAEPYDAVVVNADPLQALQRSEPLALSGYVMLLGVEGRAALPHHSVLFGADYRREFAQLFDGELADDPTVYVCHPAASDPTVAPANRSGLFVMVNAPALPQGLAAQDAALNAWGAHAEAVQGQMLEKLLTHFPALKGRLKLLGTRGPVDFAKQGAPGGSIYGFLPHGRFGPFRRPRIRGSTPGLFFAGGGTHPGGGVPLVMLSGRFAAQLAGEHLRRGA